A stretch of Ammospiza caudacuta isolate bAmmCau1 chromosome 18, bAmmCau1.pri, whole genome shotgun sequence DNA encodes these proteins:
- the SDF2L1 gene encoding stromal cell-derived factor 2-like protein 1 encodes MRGGRRLFPLLLLALLPGLCHGRESAPGAVTCGSVLKLLNTRHNVRLHSHEVKYGSGSGQQSVTGVEASDDANSYWRIRGKSDSSCQRGTPVKCGQAIRLTHVNTGKNLHTHHFPSPLSNNQEVSAFGDDGEGDDLDFWIVQCSGSYWEREDAVRFKHVGTEVFLSITGEQYGHPIRGQREVHGMPAANHHNYWKAMEGVFIKPSLDPAKHDEL; translated from the exons ATGCGGGGCGGCCGCCGCCTCTTcccgctgctgctcctggcGCTGCTGCCCGGGCTGTGCCACGGCAGGGAGTCGGCGCCGGGCGCCGTGACTTGCGGCTCGGTGCTGAAACTGCTCAACACCCGCCACAACGTCCGGCTCCACTCGCATGAGGTCAAGTACGGCTCCG GAAGTGGGCAGCAGTCAGTGACAGGAGTTGAAGCCTCAGATGATGCCAACAGCTACTGGCGGATCCGTGGGAAGAGTGACAGCAGCTGCCAGCGTGGGACACCAGTGAAATGTGGGCAAGCCATACGACTCACCCACGTTAACACTGGGAAAAACCTGCACACTCATCACTTCCCATCACCACTCTCCAATAACCAA GAAGTAAGTGCCTTTGGGGATGATGGCGAAGGAGATGACCTGGATTTCTGGATTGTGCAGTGCAGTGGTTCTTACTGGGAGCGGGAGGATGCCGTGCGCTTCAAGCACGTGGGCACCGAGGTGTTCCTGTCCATCACGGGGGAGCAGTACGGGCACCCCATCCGAGGCCAGCGCGAGGTGCACGGCATGCCCGCTGCCAACCACCACAACTATTGGAAAGCCATGGAGGGAGTCTTCATCAAACCCAGTCTGGACCCTGCAAAACACGATGAGCTCTGA